In the Arachis ipaensis cultivar K30076 chromosome B04, Araip1.1, whole genome shotgun sequence genome, tgtgaaaatggtccaatgcgctgtcactgcaaggctaatcatctggaggttctcgatcatactggaataggatttactatccttttgcgtctgtcactacgcccagcattcgcgaatttgaagttcgtcacagccatcccttcccagatcctactcggaataccacagacaaggtttagacttttcggatctcaggaatggccatccatgggttctaacttataccacgaagattctgattaaggaatccaagagatactcattcaatcgaaggtagaacggaagtggttgtcaggcacgtgttcatggggaatgaggatgactgtcacgatcatcacattcatattgaagcgcgaatggatatcttagaagcggaataagttgaattgaatagaaaaacagtagtactttgtattaatgcatgaggaacagcagagctccacaccttaatctatggagtgcagaaactctaccgttgaaaaatacataagtcaAAGGCCCAAGATGActtatacaatagtaaaaagtcctatttatactaaactagttactagggtttacagaagtaagtaattgatgcataaatccacttccggggcccacttggtgtgtgcttgggctgagcttgaatgttacacgtgaaaaggcttcttctggagttgaacgccaagttgtaacgtgtttttggcgttcaactctgattCGTGACgagtttctggtgtttaactccagactgcagcgtagaactggcgttcaacaccctttcgcgtcctctaaactcggccaaagtatggactattatatattgatggaaagccctggatgtctactttccaacgcaattggaagagtgccattttgaattctttagctccagaaaatccattttgagtgtagggaggtcagaatccaactgcatcagcagtccttcttcaacctctgaatctgattttagctcaagtccctcaattttagccagaaaatacctgaaatcacagaaaaatacacaaactcatagtaaagttcagaaatgtgaatttaacataaaaattaataaaaacatccctaaaagtaactagattctactaaaaacatactaaaaataatgccaaaaagtgtataaattatccgctcatcaaggattATATTGTATGGGCTAAAATAGTCAACTATTAAATATTGAATGTCTAAAGTTTTTTATAAGGGAACAGCaccgagtgtggtttgtaaccacgcAGATCCCAATACTGGGACTCGTTCGCCTGAAAAACCGACCAGGTCTCCAGTGAAAGGTTGTAGCATGTTGTCGCTTAATTTCATCTTCTGGAAAGTAGGGTAAAAAAAAAGACGTCGGCGCTGCTCCCCAGGTCAAGCAGTACCTTTTTACCAGGAGATCTCCAAGTTGAATGGAGATTACCACATGATCATCCAGATTTGTTGTAGCTATTTTGAAGTCGGATGCTTGAAACGTCATCTGGGGGAAGCGTGGAGGCATTTGAAGATTGTTCGGACtggctttgattgaaaacatagcTCGGTAAGAGCATTTTCTTGCCGAGCTTGTGCTACTTCCACCTGCAAAACCTCCAGAAATATAGTTAATGACTCCTCTTGGTGTTCAGGATGGCTTGTGCTCGCCTTTTCTCTTTCTCGGCCATGAATGGTCCAGGCGAGTTATCTGTCTTGCCTTCCTCGTTTTCTGGCCGAGCTTCCTCATTGTGCTCAGGTTGGACTCTTTCGTTCCGAGCTTCTTTGTTCCGAGCAGTTTCAGAGACATGTGTTGGAACAAATTGATGCTCGGCTTCTTCAGTTCGTTCTTGATGTCCATCATTGTTTTCAATCCGAGCATTAGTTAGGTTAGCAATCTGTTACGCCATTCTTTGATTCTCCTCCGCCATGCGCTAGTTGGCTTGTTGTAACTCAGTCACCATCCGAAGGAGCTCGGACGGTGTAGGTGGAAGCTGCTCAGCCATGGTTGGAGGTGAAAATGTCGAGGCCaatgaaaatgaaaagaattatattttcggaccccacggtgggcgccaattgttcttgtgtGAACAACCTGGACGTAACCTCGGCTAAGGGAGTCGACGCCGAGCTTTGGCCTTTAACACCGAGCTTTGACCTTCAGCGCTGAGCTATAAGTTGGGATGGTCCGACCTTCTTGTCCAGAGGGGTGTCACGTCACGGAGAGTACGCGCaaagggggagtgtacctgcaacaagcactccgatacttaagttagtacTGAGAATTCAGTATATATCTGTTGAGGATAAAGCatcatacctttataggtgaAGTAAGATAGGTCAGTTACGTTCTTTATCTGAATTGATGAGCAGTTATTAGGTTTAATAAGTAATAAATACCTGATCAGACAGTTTTATTCCAGGATGTAGTCCGTTGAGTCCGATTATAACGTGTAACCGCCGATGACGCAAATTACCGAGTTATGGTGTATAATGCCGAATTAAGATATTGAATTTGTAACGGCCGGAtcaatatccttttcaaaattattaCAATTCTTTCTTATATTTTTGTGAATGTTATATATGGTGTTTCTTTTACCATTTATATTATGAGTGTAAATTTTAGACTCAAATATGCTTATATGGCACGTTCTAATGCATGTTTACATGTTATtgctattttcaaaaaatattatgtattaaATAATTAGAATTATTAATTATGGTGAACTTTTTTATTCATCATTATATTATTCTATAGGATTGTATTATGGTGCCAAATATGCTGACGTGACGCATTCTGTTGTACTTTACATACGTTTTTTTCTCAACCATGTTTTAAGAAACTATGATGTAATCAATTAGAtacaaattaatatttaataattatttatgttaaaatttttcaataattctaatattatatttcatatctttttagtaAGAGTAAAGTACTACTTTGATCCCAACGTTTGGGTCAAATTCTAATTTGATTCCTAACATTTCAAACGTCTTATTTCTGTCTCAAAAAGTTCTAAATAGGCACAATATGATCCAATCATTAAACTTGACACTAATAGTTAACGGAATGAGTGATATGGACGTTAATATCTTTGCTAGTTAAGTCATATCTTCTTTAatgtgttaaaaaaataaaactaaaacctTCTTGtaatacttttttttcttaattttctttttgtacaaaacttcaaatcctaaccatCAATCATCAATACTTTAAAATCAAAGGAAAGATTTTTATATTAGTGATTGTCGGTGGATCGATTTTATTTACATACGAAAATTGAATACTATTGACTCTTCAATATGTGAATTGTATGTGTCAAATTTAATGGTGGAACAACATCGAATCCgcttaaaatttttttggaattGAAATAGGACGTTTCAAAGTTTTAGGATTGAAATAGGACGTTTGAAACGTTAAGGAACAAATTAATCTTTACCCCAAACGGTATGtaccaaaataatactttatctttttagtaattattattataattttttcataTATTATAATCAATAATTCTAATTCTACAACAGGTTATATTTTGACATCAAACATATTAACTAGCACATTCTAGTGTCTAGTTTGGATACATCTCTCTTATCAATTATTTCTTAGAAAAAGTATTGTGTAATCAATCATATGCAAATTAACATTTAATGATTTATATTAAGAtttgttaataattttaatattatatttcatATCATTTTAGTAAttaacattattttttttatatttccgTGAATCAACAattctaatattttatttatatttccaCGAATTTAAATCTctttatctttaataaaaaaaacaaaaacaaaaataaaaaacaaaacactCTCTTCAACATCTTACCGGTAGTTGTTAATAACTTAATATTATTACACTTGCCATTCTTTTTCCGCAAACACTTTTACTCCAACCACCCTTTCTCAGAAAGTGATGGATTCACGTCTCGATGTGACTAAGCTTGTTGGACGAAGATGAAGACAACGTAACACCGGAGATGAAGACACTATGTGCCAGAGAGAAGAGAACTTTCAACTTAGGGTTTTGATTTTGGGTGGGTGCTggtggaaaaagaaaaatgaaaccctaacttTTAAGGCATAATTCAGCTATGATGAATCAAAAATCTAAAATAGCTAGATACAACTCCATATAATGCAAACATATAATTCAACCATTAGGCTGCGCTGGCAGCGCTGCATTTGTTTTtgagaagaataagaaaaaatattgaaaataagacaaaaaagatataaaaataaaaaattcaatatttttatattttgtttggtaataaagtaaaaaaaaaattataataataaaaaatataattatataaaattaataaaaataataaaaaataaaaattaaattatgttttttattaatgtttttgtattttttttaaaataaaaataaaatacattaatttaataTTTGCCATGTTGGTTGGCGAATATTTTTGGCATCCTTAAATGAAACGAATTTTTTGTGGCTTGAAGCGGCCAAAAGGAAGACATCACGAATCGAATTGGCTGAGAGTACGGTGGAAACGAAGAATAGTGGATCTTAACTCAGAGTGGTATGAACAATCGGTGATGACAGTGAAGGGACACatacatgcatgcatgcataaaaCTCATTTTAATTTTACAAAGGAATTCAATAAGATGTTTGTTTCAATTGTTGAGTGAGTTTTTCAAAAAGTGAAAACTCATTTCcagtcgatttcacgtgaagttgatatatAGTTGAGAgttgttagttagttaatttgactgatttgactaattATCTAATgattttcaactatcaacttcacgtgaagtcgactgtacgtgagttttcacctttttaaaataagattttttgtaagtatgttttaaaaaaaaaaagtaaaactaATTTgacatttaaatatttttaccgtttttttaaataaattaaaaatacaaaaattatagTTTACAAAACaaaacatatatttttttattttttgatactTTCACTTTTAAAAAATGTGTCAAATATACTATAATCTTAAaaagaatccttatttttattaaaaaatagaataaagtacaTTATTTATTTCTGAAGTTTGTcaacattttttaaaatatttttatttgtttttaatttttgtttttaaaattttttatttgcatcaaatatatccatgacaactaaatttttaaaaattttagaatcaattcaacaataatttaggACACATATGTCTGATTTGTTTGTATTGAATGttgtttttataaaattgttGCTAAATTCatcataaatttttttgaaaaattaactaCCAGtagtatatttgatacaaataaaaaatttttaaaataaaattaaaacaaaataaaatttaaaaatattttaaaatttttaacaaacttcaaagataaaaaaatatactttatNNNNNNNNNNNNNNNNNNNNNNNNNNNNNNNNNNNNNNNNNNNNNNNAGGGGCACTTTTAATCGGTGCCCTTTTGGGACATTGATTTTGCTGCCAGCTTTTGGGTAATGTGTTCGATGCAGTGGTTGGTTTGACAAATACAATGGTTATAATGGCATAAATTAAGaaaatgcaaaaataaataaaaagaaataaacgaAAGAAGTCAAGAGGAAAAAGCTGGTAGCTGATGCCGCAGTTGAAAGCAAAATGTCAAACGCTACGTTTCAGATTTTTGGGAACTGAGGTTTGACAGCTCCTTCTCCTCGTTCATTGCGTCCTCTCCTCCCTCCCTCTCTACAAAACCCTTTTCTTCTTCATTCAATATTCccttttttattatcatttgtcaattctcattcttttctttttctttttctttagtaTGAGTATTATATTACTTTACTAGTTAAGTTGTACAATATCATCTTCATGTGtgtatattattttatttctataGAAAGTATAATAATAAGAAGTGATAAAAATATATAGTGAtagtaataaaaattttaatcccATTTTGTTACATAATTTTTgctaaaaatgaaaatttttaatgTATGAATCACATTACCATGATAAGAAAATTACAAAATTTGTACTAGTATAGCTTTGTGTGATTACCCGTTCTAATTCGTTGTGATGGAAGACGACGAAAGCATTAGATAAAAATATCTCCCCCTTCTACGCTTTCAATTCTATAATTTCCGACCACAACTGCAATACTATACCTACCACATCGTTTCCCTCTCActttttctctcttatttttatttttgtgttaaTTGCACTTATCTCTTTTCATTATTAAACTACTGTATTAtacatgttatttttttattagtacaAAGATAAAATATAATACTCTTTATTctcaatattttcaaaaaatttaaaactaattttGATATTTAATGTAATTCAATTTTAATGTCTTTACAAGCGCTAGTATATACTTATTTTTGTGATAAGAGTTTGCCAtaactaaaattattaaaaatttataaaactttTATCAGATTCCAAATGTTAATTATTTTATGAGTACTaaagtttaattactttgttgatTCCTATAgtttcattaaatttttaattaggtccttatactttttttctttttaattgggtctctatacTGCTTTAATTAAGTCATTCCtaatgtaaaaaatattagagttaactaaatatttttttacaaagtgaagatatttataattaaaaacttaattaaatttttgaccgtatgtattttgataaaaatattatgttaattttaacatttttaacatgaaaataatataattacaaaattaaaagcagtgTAGAGACTCaataaaaaaagtataagaacctaattaaaaatttaataaaattataaagatcaacagaataattaaaccactTTTAAAAAAATGTGTTTAAACCATTGTATAGTTTTACACGGTcaatcatcatcaaaattaaattttattataaagtaTAAAATTGAGTTTTATATATAGACAACATGAGTAACCTTAAGAAAAATGAAATGAgtgaaattttatttatatatgttttgTGGGTAGTGAGGTAGTTAGTAGGCAGCTAGTATTGATAAGCATCATGTTATGAAATGGAAATGGTAAAGatccaataaaaaaaatacaaaagaagATGCTTAGCTTAGGGCTGGCTATTGACGATGAGTCtctaaagaaaagaaagaagagaaaaaagagaataaCATGGTTATAGGAccatataaataaataagatcAAGATGCACAAAGACGAATAGCTAGCCGCCGTAGGCACAGTGTTGCGTTGTATTCTCTTTCTCTCCCAACACACATGCACACACACACATTCACACTCACATTCTCACCCTCCCCTATTGTTTTGCACCACCATGGGAATGCTAGACAGAGACATGGATCACAGATCCATCCAAAAGGCAAAAGGCATAGAGAACCGTGTTAAGAGATTGTAACTACActagtgagagagagagagaatcctATAAGTCTCACACACACATTCACTGTCCCAATCTTAACAACGTTATCTGTTTGTAATTTGTGATGTGCCCCCTTTCAAATTAGAAATAATAATTGAAGGAATTATGATAATATACAAATGTTACGGGAACAATAATTTAATAGGGTTTATTTCGAATAGTTTTAAAATATACAATTCTAAAAATTACATTTatcaataatataataatatccaTAGTCAAGtatgattatttatttttattaatttgtaGACATttaatagataaataaaataaaataatttgttaaaatcttaaaaattttcatttcTAAAACGATGATTGAATATTGTTagaaaacttagaaaatttttaccctttttttaattgaaagaactatttttgCATTTTTAACATTAATCTTTTaaactaaaagtaaaaatatatagaTAAAATAGCGAATATAGTAATAGTATTGTTTGTTTTTAAATATATAGAGAAAAGGAAAGAGACATGTGATTTGTTTGTTTAACCATATGCTACTGTACAGTACGCTTTTGGGGTTAATTATTTGAAGGCACACATTACACATACAATTGTTGATGTGCATACATACATAGACACTAAAACACACTAGCAGGATATGAAGATAGAGCCTATCATCACTCTATTCTGATTCTCTTCTCTCCTCTCTATCCCCAGACATGGCTGCTTGTGCTTTGTTCAGTGGTGCCAGTAACAACACTGCCGAAGATGGGAATgtcagcaccaccaccaccaccaccaacggTGCTGCTGTTGCCGGAAGTGGTAGTAGCCCTCTCACCAGTGCTTCCAGCAACATCAGCGCCGGTGAAGAACAACAAcacatgcttcttctccatggtagTAGTGGCTTCATGAATCAGCCTCATTGTGAGAGGAAATTGGTGAGAAAAAGAATGGCTTCTGAGATGGAACTTCACCCTTCTAtaaccaacaccaccaccaccaccatttcTGAGTATCCTAGGTTTCCTCGTCGAACCACCAACAACATCAACACCTCCTCTTTCATTCAAAAGGGCTCCTCAGTTGGTACAGGTAGTAATTGTAACTAtccttataataataataacaataacaataatattaataataataataatagtaatagtaTTAGTAATGTTGTTGTATCAAGAGATAACGTTACTATTCCAAATTACCCCATTGTGACGCTCACAACCAACTACTCCACTATGATGCTACCTTCTctttcatcatcttcatcatcgtcatcatcatcttcttccacCAATCTCATCAACACCGTCAATTCTTCCTCACCCTCAATACCCTCCACAACCATAACCGTTTCGGCTCCAAACTACGCTCAACACTTCAATCAAGAAATCCTACTTGACAACAATCAAAACACAACATCACCTGCGGTTGTTACTTCTTCGCCTTCTTCCATGGATGAAAGCTCAGCCGCTTCTAATTGGATCGATGGAATATTGAAGGATCTAATTCACAGCTCTAATAGTGTCTCAATCCCTCAGCTCATCAACAACGTCAGGGAGATTATATACCCTTGCAACCCAAACTTGGCCATGCTTCTTGAGTACAGGCTCCGCCTCCTCACTTCTGACTCCTCCGCCTCCGCCGTGCCCGCAGCACCACCGCCACCACCGCCTCCACAAAACAAAACTCCGGTTATGAAGCAAACAAATACTTCAAACATGCATGCTTACAGCACTATGCATTTTCAAGATTCATCTTTGAATCAGTACTGGCCTGTAGTACCGCCAACGCCGTTAGATTCTAACAACAACAATTCAGTTTCGTTGGCCAATACTTTACCATCACCGCCACCGCCTCCGCCGCCGCCACAGCCACCGCAACAAGAGAAACCCGAAGAAGATCTTGTTACAGCACCGGCAACCACCACGAGCACCGCCACCGCCACAGAAATGGCGGTGCTAACGAGAAAGAAAACGGAGGAGATGAATCAACAGAAGAAGAAAGACGAAGAAGGCTTGCACCTCCTCACACTACTCCTCCAGTGCGCAGAAGCAGTTTCAGCGGAGAATCTAGAAGACGCGAACAAGATGCTTCTAGAAATTTCTCAACTGTCGACGCCGTTCGGCACATCAGCGCAACGCGTGGCAGCGTATTTCTCGGAAGCCATATCCGCAAGGCTGGTCAGCTCTTGCCTCGGAATCTACGCAACGCTGCCAATCGTTCCTCACAGCCAGAAAGTGGCCTCCGCTTTCCAAGTCTTCAACGGAATCAGCCCCTTCGTCAAGTTCTCCCACTTCACCGCCAACCAAGCCATTCAAGAAGCGTTCGAGAGAGAAGAAAGGGTTCACATCATAGATCTAGATATAATGCAAGGCCTCCAGTGGCCTGGCCTCTTCCATATTCTGGCTTCCAGGCCCGGTGGGCCTCCTTACGTGAGGCTCACGGGCCTTGGAACTTCCATGGAAGCACTGGAGGCCACTGGAAAGCGGTTATCGGATTTCGCCAATAAGCTTGGCCTTCCGTTTGAATTCTTTGGCGTTGCGGAGAAAGTTGGGAACGTTGATCCTGAGAGGCTTAATGTTAGTAAGGCTGAGGCTGTTGCTGTTCATTGGTTGCAGCATTCTCTTTATGATGTTACTGGTTCGGACACAAACACTTTGTGGCTTTTGCAGAGGtaattcatctttttcttctctttttgttgCATGCTCTCATCTCATTTATTCATTATTCATTTATATAATAGCTTCTACTACTACTGCATGGATTATGGAAATGTTGGTTGATCTTTTTTCTTCTTGCTTATTATTGGCTATGCCCGAGAGatgattttcttcttttattgctttttaaGCTGGACGTCTAGTACCTTAATGTTTTaccaaaatatttaattttattatatatattgtttatgttaaatattttattttgttattttagagAATTATATATGATTTCTTATATGATTTGCTATGATCCAGAGGTAGCTGATGTGTGTTTGTGCTAGCTAGGTAGTTGTGAGTTTGAGTACATGTGGAATAGTACTTTTCGTGAAAGATTTCCCAAAAACATTAGCTTCTTTTTTCAAACTTTAGGGTCTAGTAGTCACTTTATGTCTGCTTTTTTTCCCTTCCTAAGGGAAAAAAATTTGAGACCAATGATTATGACTTGTGGAATTTCGCTACGTACACATTAATGGACATAAATAACTGCATAATAATGTATATAGTAAGCTTTCTAAGATTTTGATGTCGTGTATGATTTACTAATAGTGAACGTTATATACTATTTTGATACTACCTTGCAAATAATTTTGTTGCTACATTGCATGTCACATGTTACTTGAGTATATTATTATATGGTAAGTTTTAAATGCTTTCTATTACCATATACCATATAGTATATACTATCTATTATTTACTAATTGATAAATGGTAAAGAATTCTGATCGTTTATTCCATTGCATGTGACTTGTGATTATATGATTGAGTGACATTATAAAACTCTATTACAATATCATGCAGGTTGGCACCTAAGGTGATAACAGTGGTAGAGCAAGACCTAAGCAACACAGGTTCATTCTTGGGAAGGTTTGTGGAAGCCATACACTACTACTCAGCATTATTTGACTCCCTTGGTTCAAGCTATGGAGAAGAGAGTGAGGAGAGACATGTGGTGGAGCAGCAACTACTCTCAAGGGAGATTCGGAATGTTCTAGCTGTTGGGGGTCCATCAAGGACTGGTGAACCAAAGTTTCATAACTGGAGGGAGAAGCTTCAACAATGTGGATTTAGAGGTATATCACTAGCTGGTAATGCTGCTACACAAGCAAGTTTGTTACTTGGTATGTTCCCTTCTGAAGGGTACACTTTGGTGGAGGACAATGGTATTCTTAAACTTGGTTGGAAGGATCTTTGTTTGCTCACTGCTTCAGCTTGGAGACCACCCTATACCACTGCAATGGCTCATCATCATAGTTAATGTTTCtccatagtttttttttttctatggtCTTGTCATTTTCTGATTCTAATCCTATATGTAGCATCCATCTCTATGGTCGTTAATTTAAAAAAGAGATATTTGGTAGGTGGTGTTCCTAAAGTGGGAGACTTTTCTTGCTAAATGTGTACCATCACTGcaaagaaggaaaaaagaaaatgTAGTTAGATAGCACGGAGGTAGTAATCAATTAATCATCCAAGTAGGTTCCTATGGTATACATTTAATAATACAAAGCAAGACATTTCTCTCTGTTTTGGAGAACATCATAGAATTTATCTCAATATTATTTTACTGTGACAAGTGAGAACTGAGAAGGGTGTTACTATGACATTTTGATTTTATGGGTACCCATATAGCTAGCCATAATGTTGTCTATTAGTAGTGTAGTTGTTACGAATGCATTCTGATTTTGACTATCTTCGGTTGTTCAGTTTGAAAGTAACAGTGATTTAGTGGCTTCCGAACCGCATATTCCCACATATTGGAGCGCATTCTTAGGTCTTGAATTGTCCATTGACTTTTAAAGCTGCATTTGGTTTTAACTCCAGCATAAAACACAATACTgataatataagtatataacacaaaaattaatatttttatattttatttaataataaattaagatataaaataaaataaataataaaaaattaatttaatttattttttatttcacataaaaaattttaataaaaaatatttttatccatatcttATAAACAAATacgattttgaattttaatattcatatttCAATTTCTTGTACTTATAAATAAAGGCAACTTAGCTTATTTGGCAAATAATTGAGAATTTAACTTTCATATAATGGCTACAAAATTAGGTGACTTTAGGTGCTGGTAATTAATACTCTTAAGTATTTGTGCTTAAATTCTTTGCATTAGTACAATAAAAAAATTCTATGCATTATTAACACGGTCACGATTCTTCCATGTCGATGAATACCCAAAAGGCTACGGCTTGACCCCGGAAAATTTTGTTTGTGTATATTTCTTTTTTTGGTTCACTGGAAAATAAATTTTGTTTGTGTATACGTTATAGGATTAGGTGTTAAAAGGTAGCCATGataaattcaaattatttttttgaacaaaggataaattcaatttaaaaacaaaatggaagCAAAAAGAATATTTGAATTGAAACTAAGACCAAGGAATCCAAAAGTAGAAGAGAGAAAAAATCTCTTCCACATGCGTGAAATTTCATTAAACAAATGTTAAAAAATCTAATCCATGTCATACATTTCTATTTTCTATCTACAGTGCCATCCAAGAAAGAATTCCTCCCTCTTACATATTTATCGAACCACGTTAAGTTTCTGACTTCCCAACGTGCATCCCGAAAGGTGCAACTCATGCAACTTTTAAGATTCACATTATATTACTATTTACCTACCCTGTCTCGTACAAGTTATGAAAAGCAACTGTCACTGATGCAGTATAATAGACACAACTGAATAGCAAAGATCAGCAATGCTGAACTTCAACTAGGGGACAAAATTGTTACTGTATCATTTTTCTTATAAAAGCTGTTGGACAACATTCTTGTAATCAAATAATAACAAaccttagaaaaaaaaaaatttgaaatccaAGGAACTAGGAGGGATAGTTCTACTTGTTTCCCGGCTAAGAATAATTTACATCATTCAGGATACTAAATCTTAAAACAAACAATTGCACTGTCTTtatattttgagttatttttttttttctggacCAATGCCTTGCTCATGTATACCTCTCCATACTTGCCTACCAGCACAGTAAGATCAGATAAAACCTCAACATTAAACCAATTTAACTATCTTGAAAACTGTGAGGGGTGCTCAATTCTGCCAGAAAATCAAGTGCAGCTTCCAGGTTCTTATTTGAATGGTTAATTTCATAACCTGTTTTGTTAAGCTCACCAACACTATCACTTCACTTCTTTCAAAACACCCCCTTGGAAAAGCTACATTGGAAAAAATTTGAGCACCCAAAGCACAGGCATATCATCTTTCCTGCTCCTTAAGAGCTCACCCCTACAATCTCCAAAACATTCAAGACTTGACCATGGCGTATTATGAATACACATTGCACTCACTTAAGAATTGGTTTTCTTTGTTGATAAACACCTTCCAATAGCTCTTATAATTTGGAATTCCCAGATCTAGCCAAGGTTTCATTTTCCCATTGTAGTGTAGCACTGGAGCTGTCTTAATGGAATTTGCATCAATTGCATAATCATGACCTAGTCCAGACAGAACCCAATCTTTGAGTGGATATATTTTATTATCAAAGGTGAGTAAACTTGCACGCCATGCAATAGAATTG is a window encoding:
- the LOC107639760 gene encoding protein SCARECROW: MAACALFSGASNNTAEDGNVSTTTTTTNGAAVAGSGSSPLTSASSNISAGEEQQHMLLLHGSSGFMNQPHCERKLVRKRMASEMELHPSITNTTTTTISEYPRFPRRTTNNINTSSFIQKGSSVGTGSNCNYPYNNNNNNNNINNNNNSNSISNVVVSRDNVTIPNYPIVTLTTNYSTMMLPSLSSSSSSSSSSSSTNLINTVNSSSPSIPSTTITVSAPNYAQHFNQEILLDNNQNTTSPAVVTSSPSSMDESSAASNWIDGILKDLIHSSNSVSIPQLINNVREIIYPCNPNLAMLLEYRLRLLTSDSSASAVPAAPPPPPPPQNKTPVMKQTNTSNMHAYSTMHFQDSSLNQYWPVVPPTPLDSNNNNSVSLANTLPSPPPPPPPPQPPQQEKPEEDLVTAPATTTSTATATEMAVLTRKKTEEMNQQKKKDEEGLHLLTLLLQCAEAVSAENLEDANKMLLEISQLSTPFGTSAQRVAAYFSEAISARLVSSCLGIYATLPIVPHSQKVASAFQVFNGISPFVKFSHFTANQAIQEAFEREERVHIIDLDIMQGLQWPGLFHILASRPGGPPYVRLTGLGTSMEALEATGKRLSDFANKLGLPFEFFGVAEKVGNVDPERLNVSKAEAVAVHWLQHSLYDVTGSDTNTLWLLQRLAPKVITVVEQDLSNTGSFLGRFVEAIHYYSALFDSLGSSYGEESEERHVVEQQLLSREIRNVLAVGGPSRTGEPKFHNWREKLQQCGFRGISLAGNAATQASLLLGMFPSEGYTLVEDNGILKLGWKDLCLLTASAWRPPYTTAMAHHHS